A portion of the Manihot esculenta cultivar AM560-2 chromosome 2, M.esculenta_v8, whole genome shotgun sequence genome contains these proteins:
- the LOC110608528 gene encoding protein JASON isoform X2, giving the protein MVCALLKREIGLILKSVLRFIDRSVSRAMGFLFGCFRARDDRRGPHLVSHSSRPKLNEPVVSKNRLSSLFLAEEREDSLYYDRKNRFAGSPQINKELMDETKFLKASGTSPETPSEIRKASEKLKAAAPLAKDSESSDYHSWLPSSSIKNLQLDRQIDQLSTPVKLGKESGNSSGSSEHTPVSRISSVQNAGRISFSYVEGGEVGSPRTATDVLPKKKYVRFECNLDTSSSKGSSFENGGQNLSKFESQGDFSVTKPSPKLTPLKLSDEMQTPGTVFPTNVELANGKTRIRSQYVYPVRNPVENASQWKVRLEDDSSSFQVTSQLMESSEQLENSTPKSAGGKEASSVPELKVEASLSSWFKPRQSTCDNDDPNDRTASRKNFRFGKTPMDRPIIGMVAAHWNENEPSHISPKSWDGNGIPNSTNKYKEDQKVSWHATSFEERLEKALSEESSISQKKNINGRPIVFNEHDESDTALSKLQTSTHSMSVLSF; this is encoded by the exons ATGGTATGCGCATTGTTGAAGCGAGAAATTGGACTGATTCTCAAGTCGGTGTTGAGATTTATTGACAGATCGGTGTCGAGAGCCATGGGCTTTTTATTTGGTTGTTTTCGTGCCAGAGATGATCGCCGGGGACCTCACCTCGTCTCCCATTCATCTCGACCTAAGCTAAAT GAGCCTGTGGTGTCTAAAAATCGTTTGTCTTCTCTATTTCTGGCTGAAG AGAGAGAAGATTCTCTATACTATGACAGGAAAAACCGTTTTGCCGGATCTCCGCAAATCAACAAGGAACTGATGGATGAG ACCAAATTTCTAAAGGCCAGTGGCACTTCACCTGAGACGCCTTCTGAAATTCGGAAAGCGTCTGAGAAGTTAAAGGCTGCAGCTCCTCTTGCTAAAGATTCAGAGTCTTCAGATTATCACTCGTGGCTTCCCAGCTCATCGATCAAGAACCTTCAGTTGGATAGGCAAATTGATCAGCTCTCTACTCCCGTCAAACTTGGTAAAGAGTCGGGAAACTCTTCGGGCTCTTCAGAGCACACACCTGTCAG CCGCATATCCAGCGTACAGAACGCTGGAAGGATATCTTTCAGCTACGTTGAAGGTGGTGAAGTGGGAAGTCCTAGAACAGCAACAGATGTTCTACCCAAGAAAAAGTATGTTCGCTTCGAATGCAACCTTGATACATCCTCGTCTAAAGGGTCTTCATTTGAAAATGGGGGCCAAAATTTAAGCAAGTTTGAATCCCAAGGCGATTTCAGTGTAACAAAGCCTTCTCCAAAACTAACTCCATTAAAACTTTCTGATGAGATGCAAACACCAGGAACAGTTTTCCCTACAAATGTAGAACTAGCAAATGGGAAGACTAGGATTAGGTCTCAGTATGTGTATCCAGTCCGGAATCCAGTTGAGAATGCCTCCCAATGGAAGGTCCGCCTGGAAGATGATTCTAGTTCTTTTCAAGTGACGAGTCAGCTGATGGAATCTTCTGAGCAGCTGGAAAATTCAACACCTAAATCAGCTGGAGGTAAAGAAGCTTCGTCTGTGCCGGAATTGAAGGTGGAAGCAAGCTTGTCTTCTTGGTTTAAACCGCGACAGTCCACCTGTGATAATGATGATCCAAATGATAGAACTGCATCTAGAAAAAATTTCCGTTTTGGTAAAACTCCTATGGACAGGCCTATCATTGGGATGGTTGCTGCTCATTGGAATGAGAACGAACCTTCTCACATCTCCCCGAAGTCATGGGATGGGAATGGAATTCCAAATTCAACTAATAAGTACAAGGAA GATCAAAAAGTGAGTTGGCATGCAACATCATTTGAGGAGAGGCTAGAGAAGGCACTGTCTGAAGAGAGTTCTATCTCACAAAA GAAGAATATCAATGGGAGACCCATAGTTTTTAATGAGCACGATGAAAGTGATACTGCTCTTTCTAAGTTACAGACTTCAACGCATTCCATGTCAGTTCTTTCATTCTGA
- the LOC110608528 gene encoding protein JASON isoform X1, translated as MVCALLKREIGLILKSVLRFIDRSVSRAMGFLFGCFRARDDRRGPHLVSHSSRPKLNEPVVSKNRLSSLFLAEEREDSLYYDRKNRFAGSPQINKELMDETKFLKASGTSPETPSEIRKASEKLKAAAPLAKDSESSDYHSWLPSSSIKNLQLDRQIDQLSTPVKLGKESGNSSGSSEHTPVSRISSVQNAGRISFSYVEGGEVGSPRTATDVLPKKKYVRFECNLDTSSSKGSSFENGGQNLSKFESQGDFSVTKPSPKLTPLKLSDEMQTPGTVFPTNVELANGKTRIRSQYVYPVRNPVENASQWKVRLEDDSSSFQVTSQLMESSEQLENSTPKSAGGKEASSVPELKVEASLSSWFKPRQSTCDNDDPNDRTASRKNFRFGKTPMDRPIIGMVAAHWNENEPSHISPKSWDGNGIPNSTNKYKEDQKVSWHATSFEERLEKALSEESSISQKYACFLFFLHCSTNLSFGWKNWRHRVRRQNCLSSQTSTPFVVVR; from the exons ATGGTATGCGCATTGTTGAAGCGAGAAATTGGACTGATTCTCAAGTCGGTGTTGAGATTTATTGACAGATCGGTGTCGAGAGCCATGGGCTTTTTATTTGGTTGTTTTCGTGCCAGAGATGATCGCCGGGGACCTCACCTCGTCTCCCATTCATCTCGACCTAAGCTAAAT GAGCCTGTGGTGTCTAAAAATCGTTTGTCTTCTCTATTTCTGGCTGAAG AGAGAGAAGATTCTCTATACTATGACAGGAAAAACCGTTTTGCCGGATCTCCGCAAATCAACAAGGAACTGATGGATGAG ACCAAATTTCTAAAGGCCAGTGGCACTTCACCTGAGACGCCTTCTGAAATTCGGAAAGCGTCTGAGAAGTTAAAGGCTGCAGCTCCTCTTGCTAAAGATTCAGAGTCTTCAGATTATCACTCGTGGCTTCCCAGCTCATCGATCAAGAACCTTCAGTTGGATAGGCAAATTGATCAGCTCTCTACTCCCGTCAAACTTGGTAAAGAGTCGGGAAACTCTTCGGGCTCTTCAGAGCACACACCTGTCAG CCGCATATCCAGCGTACAGAACGCTGGAAGGATATCTTTCAGCTACGTTGAAGGTGGTGAAGTGGGAAGTCCTAGAACAGCAACAGATGTTCTACCCAAGAAAAAGTATGTTCGCTTCGAATGCAACCTTGATACATCCTCGTCTAAAGGGTCTTCATTTGAAAATGGGGGCCAAAATTTAAGCAAGTTTGAATCCCAAGGCGATTTCAGTGTAACAAAGCCTTCTCCAAAACTAACTCCATTAAAACTTTCTGATGAGATGCAAACACCAGGAACAGTTTTCCCTACAAATGTAGAACTAGCAAATGGGAAGACTAGGATTAGGTCTCAGTATGTGTATCCAGTCCGGAATCCAGTTGAGAATGCCTCCCAATGGAAGGTCCGCCTGGAAGATGATTCTAGTTCTTTTCAAGTGACGAGTCAGCTGATGGAATCTTCTGAGCAGCTGGAAAATTCAACACCTAAATCAGCTGGAGGTAAAGAAGCTTCGTCTGTGCCGGAATTGAAGGTGGAAGCAAGCTTGTCTTCTTGGTTTAAACCGCGACAGTCCACCTGTGATAATGATGATCCAAATGATAGAACTGCATCTAGAAAAAATTTCCGTTTTGGTAAAACTCCTATGGACAGGCCTATCATTGGGATGGTTGCTGCTCATTGGAATGAGAACGAACCTTCTCACATCTCCCCGAAGTCATGGGATGGGAATGGAATTCCAAATTCAACTAATAAGTACAAGGAA GATCAAAAAGTGAGTTGGCATGCAACATCATTTGAGGAGAGGCTAGAGAAGGCACTGTCTGAAGAGAGTTCTATCTCACAAAAGTATGCttgcttccttttcttcttgcaTTGTAGTACTAATCTAAGCTTTGGGTGGAAAAATTGGAGGCATCGAGTCAGGAGGCAAAATTGCCTTTCCTCTCAAACCTCAACCCCTTTTGTGGTGGTAAGGTAA
- the LOC110608528 gene encoding protein JASON isoform X3: MDETKFLKASGTSPETPSEIRKASEKLKAAAPLAKDSESSDYHSWLPSSSIKNLQLDRQIDQLSTPVKLGKESGNSSGSSEHTPVSRISSVQNAGRISFSYVEGGEVGSPRTATDVLPKKKYVRFECNLDTSSSKGSSFENGGQNLSKFESQGDFSVTKPSPKLTPLKLSDEMQTPGTVFPTNVELANGKTRIRSQYVYPVRNPVENASQWKVRLEDDSSSFQVTSQLMESSEQLENSTPKSAGGKEASSVPELKVEASLSSWFKPRQSTCDNDDPNDRTASRKNFRFGKTPMDRPIIGMVAAHWNENEPSHISPKSWDGNGIPNSTNKYKEDQKVSWHATSFEERLEKALSEESSISQKYACFLFFLHCSTNLSFGWKNWRHRVRRQNCLSSQTSTPFVVVR; the protein is encoded by the exons ATGGATGAG ACCAAATTTCTAAAGGCCAGTGGCACTTCACCTGAGACGCCTTCTGAAATTCGGAAAGCGTCTGAGAAGTTAAAGGCTGCAGCTCCTCTTGCTAAAGATTCAGAGTCTTCAGATTATCACTCGTGGCTTCCCAGCTCATCGATCAAGAACCTTCAGTTGGATAGGCAAATTGATCAGCTCTCTACTCCCGTCAAACTTGGTAAAGAGTCGGGAAACTCTTCGGGCTCTTCAGAGCACACACCTGTCAG CCGCATATCCAGCGTACAGAACGCTGGAAGGATATCTTTCAGCTACGTTGAAGGTGGTGAAGTGGGAAGTCCTAGAACAGCAACAGATGTTCTACCCAAGAAAAAGTATGTTCGCTTCGAATGCAACCTTGATACATCCTCGTCTAAAGGGTCTTCATTTGAAAATGGGGGCCAAAATTTAAGCAAGTTTGAATCCCAAGGCGATTTCAGTGTAACAAAGCCTTCTCCAAAACTAACTCCATTAAAACTTTCTGATGAGATGCAAACACCAGGAACAGTTTTCCCTACAAATGTAGAACTAGCAAATGGGAAGACTAGGATTAGGTCTCAGTATGTGTATCCAGTCCGGAATCCAGTTGAGAATGCCTCCCAATGGAAGGTCCGCCTGGAAGATGATTCTAGTTCTTTTCAAGTGACGAGTCAGCTGATGGAATCTTCTGAGCAGCTGGAAAATTCAACACCTAAATCAGCTGGAGGTAAAGAAGCTTCGTCTGTGCCGGAATTGAAGGTGGAAGCAAGCTTGTCTTCTTGGTTTAAACCGCGACAGTCCACCTGTGATAATGATGATCCAAATGATAGAACTGCATCTAGAAAAAATTTCCGTTTTGGTAAAACTCCTATGGACAGGCCTATCATTGGGATGGTTGCTGCTCATTGGAATGAGAACGAACCTTCTCACATCTCCCCGAAGTCATGGGATGGGAATGGAATTCCAAATTCAACTAATAAGTACAAGGAA GATCAAAAAGTGAGTTGGCATGCAACATCATTTGAGGAGAGGCTAGAGAAGGCACTGTCTGAAGAGAGTTCTATCTCACAAAAGTATGCttgcttccttttcttcttgcaTTGTAGTACTAATCTAAGCTTTGGGTGGAAAAATTGGAGGCATCGAGTCAGGAGGCAAAATTGCCTTTCCTCTCAAACCTCAACCCCTTTTGTGGTGGTAAGGTAA
- the LOC110609577 gene encoding persulfide dioxygenase ETHE1 homolog, mitochondrial, with protein sequence MLRLSLSTLSFSRSFLSLPQKPRRASYVMTYTASFSSAPPSGYSSKLLFRQLFEKESSTYTYLLADVAHPDKPALLIDPVDKTVDRDLTLVEELGLKLIYAINTHVHADHVTGTGLIKTKVPGVKSVISKASKSKADVLIEAGDKIHFGDLFLEVRATPGHTVGCVTYVTGDGPDQPQPRMAFTGDTLLIRGCGRTDFQGGSSQQLYQSVHSQIFTLPKETLVYPAHDYKGSTVSTVEEEMLYNPRLTKDEEKFKSIMENLNLPYPKMIDIAVPANMVCGLQDPPAKPVEA encoded by the exons ATGCTTCGACTCTCTCTTTCCACCCTCTCCTTCTCTCGCTCGTTTCTCTCCCTACCACAGAAGCCCCGCAGAGCATCTTACGTTATGACATATACGGCGTCGTTTTCTTCTGCTCCTCCTTCTGGGTACTCTAGCAAGCTCTTGTTTCGCCAGCTTTTCGAGAAGGAGTCCTCTACCTATACTTATTTGCTCGCCGACGTCGCTCACCCTGATAAGCCTGCTTTG TTGATTGACCCGGTTGACAAGACAGTGGACAGAGACCTCACCCTTGTCGAAGAACTAGGGTTGAAGTTAATTTATGCCATAAACACTCATGTACATGCTGATCATGTAACAGGAACCGGGTTGATAAAG ACTAAGGTTCCTGGTGTCAAATCTGTCATTTCAAAGGCAAGCAAATCAAAAGCTGATGTTCTAATTGAAGCTGGGGATAAGATACATTTTGGTGATTTGTTTCTGGAG GTTCGAGCTACTCCTGGCCATACAGTAGGTTGTGTTACTTATGTTACTGGAGATGGGCCTGATCAACCCCAACCAAGGATGGCTTTCACTGGGGACACTTTGCTAATACGGGGATGTGGAAGAACTGATTTTCAG GGGGGAAGTTCACAACAACTCTATCAGTCAGTGCATTCACAG ATATTCACCTTGCCAAAGGAAACATTGGTCTATCCTGCTCATGATTACAAGGGATCCACT GTTAGCACTGTTGAGGAGGAAATGCTGTATAACCCAAGGCTTACCAAAGATGAG GAAAAGTTTAAGAGTATTATGGAAA ATCTAAACCTTCCGTATCCAAAGATGATCGACATAGCTGTTCCTGCAAACATGGTCTGTGGGTTGCAAGATCCACCTGCGAAGCCTGTTGAGGCCTAG
- the LOC110604089 gene encoding aspartyl protease family protein 2 isoform X1, which translates to MKQETRGKKPNKHKSQKKKKKQTTRIFSSSKQEVVVAMLSKFSLLLVLLLLFSGAFEAIEGVHEHKKNLNSNISTVAGIELPEHMTFNAVSSSPMKTDCKLSRSRKDQPTQSIAAQEEEDDNDDDDDDLDVYVHGDEGKDSKTVKLELKRRHRSMNQESKAEESFIASTTRDLTRIQTLHKRITEKKNQNAISRLTKGMKEQRELLKQPVVAPAASPESYSTGISGQLMATLESGVSLGSGEYFMDVFIGTPPKHFPLILDTGSDLNWIQCVPCHDCFEQNGPYYDPKESTSFKNISCKDPRCHLVSSPDPPQPCKAVNQTCPYFYWYGDSSNTTGDFAVETFTVNLTSAAGNSAFKRVENVMFGCGHWNRGLFHGAAGLLGLGRGPLSFASQLQSLYGHSFSYCLVDRNSDSNVSSKLIFGEDKDLLSHPELNFTSLVAGKENPVDTFYYVQIKSIMVGGEVLNIPEKTWNVSSDGAGGTIVDSGTTLSYFAEPAYQIIKDAFVKKVKGYPVLKDFPILDPCYNVSGVEKMELPEFGILFADGAMWNFPVENYFIRFEPEEVVCLAILGTPQSALSIIGNYQQQNFHILYDTNKSRLGFAPMNCADV; encoded by the exons ATGAAACAGGAAACCAGGGGGAAGAAACCCAACAAGCACAAGagccagaagaagaagaagaagcagacgACCAG GATTTTCTCGTCGTCCAAACAAGAAGTTGTGGTTGCCATGTTGTCCAAGTTCTCTCTCCTTCTTGTCCTTCTATTGCTCTTTTCTGGTGCTTTTGAAGCGATTGAAGGAGTTCATGAGCATAAGAAGAATTTAAATTCCAATATCTCAACTGTTGCCGGAATCGAATTGCCTGAACATATGACCTTCAATGCAGTTTCTTCTTCACCAATGAAAACAGACTGCAAGCTCTCCAGGTCAAGGAAAGACCAACCAACACAATCAATAGCTGCCCAAGAAGAGGAAGATGACAACGACGACGATGATGATgatcttgatgtttatgttcatggCGATGAAGGAAAAGATTCAAAAACGGTGAAACTCGAGTTAAAACGCAGGCACAGGTCGATGAATCAAGAATCTAAAGCAGAGGAATCTTTCATAGCTTCAACCACTCGGGATTTGACCAGAATTCAGACTCTACACAAGAGGATCACAGAAAAAAAGAATCAAAATGCCATTTCAAGATTAACCAAAGGTATGAAGGAGCAAAGGGAACTTTTGAAGCAACCTGTGGTTGCCCCAGCAGCATCACCGGAATCTTATTCAACTGGGATTTCAGGGCAGCTCATGGCGACCTTGGAGTCAGGGGTGAGCCTTGGCTCTGGAGAATACTTTATGGATGTTTTCATTGGTACCCCACCTAAACACTTCCCTTTGATTCTTGATACTGGTAGTGATCTTAATTGGATTCAATGTGTTCCATGCCATGACTGTTTTGAGCAAAATGGGCCTTACTATGATCCTAAGGAGTCaacttcttttaaaaatataagctgCAAAGATCCTCGTTGCCATTTGGTTTCTTCCCCTGATCCTCCCCAGCCTTGCAAGGCTGTGAACCAAACTTGTCCTTATTTCTATTGGTACGGTGATAGTTCAAACACAACAGGTGATTTTGCAGTAGAAACCTTCACTGTTAACCTCACATCGGCTGCTGGGAATTCAGCATTTAAGCGAGTAGAGAATGTGATGTTCGGTTGCGGCCATTGGAACAGAGGCTtgtttcatggagctgcagggTTGCTAGGACTTGGAAGAGGACCTCTTTCATTTGCCTCTCAGCTTCAATCTCTATATGGCCATTCATTTTCATATTGCCTTGTTGATAGAAACAGTGACTCCAATGTTAGCAGCAAATTGATCTTTGGAGAAGATAAGGATCTCTTGAGTCATCCTGAGTTGAATTTCACTTCATTGGTTGCTGGGAAAGAAAACCCAGTTGATACATTTTATTATGTTCAAATAAAATCGATCATGGTCGGAGGAGAGGTGCTGAACATACCTGAAAAAACTTGGAATGTCTCCTCTGATGGCGCCGGCGGCACGATTGTGGATTCCGGTACTACACTCAGTTATTTTGCAGAACCAGCTTATCAGATTATAAAGGATGCATTTGTGAAGAAGGTTAAAGGCTACCCAGTATTAAAAGATTTCCCAATTCTGGATCCTTGTTATAATGTCTCTGGAGTTGAGAAGATGGAGCTGCCTGAATTTGGAATCCTGTTTGCAGATGGAGCAATGTGGAACTTCCCAGTTGAAAACTACTTCATCCGGTTCGAACCAGAGGAAGTTGTTTGCTTGGCAATTCTGGGGACTCCTCAATCTGCTCTTTCCATAATTGGAAATTATCAGCAGCAGAATTTCCACATCTTATATGATACAAACAAGTCTAGGCTGGGATTTGCACCAATGAACTGTGCAGATGTATAA
- the LOC110604089 gene encoding aspartyl protease family protein 2 isoform X2, giving the protein MLSKFSLLLVLLLLFSGAFEAIEGVHEHKKNLNSNISTVAGIELPEHMTFNAVSSSPMKTDCKLSRSRKDQPTQSIAAQEEEDDNDDDDDDLDVYVHGDEGKDSKTVKLELKRRHRSMNQESKAEESFIASTTRDLTRIQTLHKRITEKKNQNAISRLTKGMKEQRELLKQPVVAPAASPESYSTGISGQLMATLESGVSLGSGEYFMDVFIGTPPKHFPLILDTGSDLNWIQCVPCHDCFEQNGPYYDPKESTSFKNISCKDPRCHLVSSPDPPQPCKAVNQTCPYFYWYGDSSNTTGDFAVETFTVNLTSAAGNSAFKRVENVMFGCGHWNRGLFHGAAGLLGLGRGPLSFASQLQSLYGHSFSYCLVDRNSDSNVSSKLIFGEDKDLLSHPELNFTSLVAGKENPVDTFYYVQIKSIMVGGEVLNIPEKTWNVSSDGAGGTIVDSGTTLSYFAEPAYQIIKDAFVKKVKGYPVLKDFPILDPCYNVSGVEKMELPEFGILFADGAMWNFPVENYFIRFEPEEVVCLAILGTPQSALSIIGNYQQQNFHILYDTNKSRLGFAPMNCADV; this is encoded by the coding sequence ATGTTGTCCAAGTTCTCTCTCCTTCTTGTCCTTCTATTGCTCTTTTCTGGTGCTTTTGAAGCGATTGAAGGAGTTCATGAGCATAAGAAGAATTTAAATTCCAATATCTCAACTGTTGCCGGAATCGAATTGCCTGAACATATGACCTTCAATGCAGTTTCTTCTTCACCAATGAAAACAGACTGCAAGCTCTCCAGGTCAAGGAAAGACCAACCAACACAATCAATAGCTGCCCAAGAAGAGGAAGATGACAACGACGACGATGATGATgatcttgatgtttatgttcatggCGATGAAGGAAAAGATTCAAAAACGGTGAAACTCGAGTTAAAACGCAGGCACAGGTCGATGAATCAAGAATCTAAAGCAGAGGAATCTTTCATAGCTTCAACCACTCGGGATTTGACCAGAATTCAGACTCTACACAAGAGGATCACAGAAAAAAAGAATCAAAATGCCATTTCAAGATTAACCAAAGGTATGAAGGAGCAAAGGGAACTTTTGAAGCAACCTGTGGTTGCCCCAGCAGCATCACCGGAATCTTATTCAACTGGGATTTCAGGGCAGCTCATGGCGACCTTGGAGTCAGGGGTGAGCCTTGGCTCTGGAGAATACTTTATGGATGTTTTCATTGGTACCCCACCTAAACACTTCCCTTTGATTCTTGATACTGGTAGTGATCTTAATTGGATTCAATGTGTTCCATGCCATGACTGTTTTGAGCAAAATGGGCCTTACTATGATCCTAAGGAGTCaacttcttttaaaaatataagctgCAAAGATCCTCGTTGCCATTTGGTTTCTTCCCCTGATCCTCCCCAGCCTTGCAAGGCTGTGAACCAAACTTGTCCTTATTTCTATTGGTACGGTGATAGTTCAAACACAACAGGTGATTTTGCAGTAGAAACCTTCACTGTTAACCTCACATCGGCTGCTGGGAATTCAGCATTTAAGCGAGTAGAGAATGTGATGTTCGGTTGCGGCCATTGGAACAGAGGCTtgtttcatggagctgcagggTTGCTAGGACTTGGAAGAGGACCTCTTTCATTTGCCTCTCAGCTTCAATCTCTATATGGCCATTCATTTTCATATTGCCTTGTTGATAGAAACAGTGACTCCAATGTTAGCAGCAAATTGATCTTTGGAGAAGATAAGGATCTCTTGAGTCATCCTGAGTTGAATTTCACTTCATTGGTTGCTGGGAAAGAAAACCCAGTTGATACATTTTATTATGTTCAAATAAAATCGATCATGGTCGGAGGAGAGGTGCTGAACATACCTGAAAAAACTTGGAATGTCTCCTCTGATGGCGCCGGCGGCACGATTGTGGATTCCGGTACTACACTCAGTTATTTTGCAGAACCAGCTTATCAGATTATAAAGGATGCATTTGTGAAGAAGGTTAAAGGCTACCCAGTATTAAAAGATTTCCCAATTCTGGATCCTTGTTATAATGTCTCTGGAGTTGAGAAGATGGAGCTGCCTGAATTTGGAATCCTGTTTGCAGATGGAGCAATGTGGAACTTCCCAGTTGAAAACTACTTCATCCGGTTCGAACCAGAGGAAGTTGTTTGCTTGGCAATTCTGGGGACTCCTCAATCTGCTCTTTCCATAATTGGAAATTATCAGCAGCAGAATTTCCACATCTTATATGATACAAACAAGTCTAGGCTGGGATTTGCACCAATGAACTGTGCAGATGTATAA